The Neoasaia chiangmaiensis sequence TTGAGACATCGAATTCGCGCGACAATGTCGCTGCACGATCCCGGAATGCATTTTCCATGGCAACGACGTTGCCATCCTGCGGGTCGCGGAAATCCACCGTGAAGAACACCTCGCCGGGAACGACATTACGACTGTTGGGTCGCACTTCCACCAGACCGACGGTCCCAACAGCATTTGGCGCACGATTCAGCGCAATGTCCTGAACGGATGACATCAATCGGGTAGCCGCCTGAAGCGCGTCGTTGCGCATCGACATCGGCGTGGTACCGGCATGTGAATCCCGCCCGGAGATGGTGACTTCGTACCAGCGCATGCCTTGTACGCCCGTCACGATCCCGATCACGCGTTCCTCGGCCTCGAGAATTGGTCCCTGTTCGATATGAAGTTCGAAATAGGCCGCAAGGGGGTGCTCGCCGCACTTTTCCTTGCCTGCGGCATCGATGGAGCGGAGCGCCGTGTCGAAACGAATGCCGTCACGATCGGCCCGGCTGTTGGCATAATCTTCGTCGAAGACTTTCGCAAAAACACCCGAGCACAGCATGGCCGGCGCAAACCGCGACCCTTCTTCGTTCGTCCAGTTGACGATCTCAATCGGGTGGCGTGTCTTGCGCCCCGTCTCGTGAAGGGCGCGCAAAACCGCGATACCACCCAGCACGCCGATGATGCCATCGAACTTGCCCCCCGTCGGCTGGGTGTCGAGATGGCTGCCGATTGCAATCGGGGGAAGGCTGTCATCGGTCCCGGGAACCCGTGCGAACTGTATGCCCATGCTATCGGCGTGAACCGTCGCACCGAATGCCGTGCATGTTCTGACGAACCAGTCGCGAACCTGCCGGTCTTCCTCGCTGAGTGCCAGCCGCCTGATCCCGCCCTTTGCCGTTGCGCCATACTGCGCGGTTGTCAGGATATCCGACCACAATGCATCGGCGTCGATGCCGAGATTCCCGGGCTGTTGACGAGGTTCGTGGTTCATTGCGCGTCCTCCACTGCACGGCGTAGGGGATTGGCCGGATGGTCCGGCCAGGTCAGCACGCCGTCCGTCGGTTGTGGCTTCATCTCGATGCAGCCGGAAACCGGACATACAAGAGCACAAAGATTGCAGCCGACACATTCATCCTCGATCACTTCGTAGCGACGGGCGCCATCGACACGCAGTTTGGCGATCGACTGATGGGACGTATCCTCGCATGCAATATGGCAGAGACCGCATTTGATGCAGAGATCCTGATCGATTGCCGCGATCGTCCTGAACTTCATGTTCAGCTGGTTCCACGGGACATAATTCGGCACAGCGCGACCGGTCACCTCGGAAATCCGGGCATAACCTTTTTCGTCCATCCAGTTGGACAGGCCTGAGATCATATCTTCCACAATGCGAAAGCCATAATGCATCGCGGCCGTGCAGACCTGAAGCGACGTCGAGCCCATTGCAAGGAATTCAGCCGCATCCCGCCAGTTCGATATGCCACCGATCCCGGAAATCGGTATCCCACCCATCGTCGGATCGCGTGCAATGTCGCCAATCATACGTAGAGCAACCGGCTTGACGGCTGGTCCGCAATAACCGCCATGCGTGCCTTTGCCATCTACCGTCGGCTCGGGTGCCATCAGGTCCAGATTGACCCCGGTTACGGACTGGATCGTATTGATCAGCGATACCGCATCCGCACCGCCGCGCCGCGCGGCCTGACCGGGCACGACGATGTTCGTAACATTCGGCGTCAGCTTCACGATCACCGGCATCCGGGTGTTCTGCTTCACCCAACGCGTAACCATCTCAACATATTCTGGCACCTGACCGACGGCCGCACCCATATTGCGTTCGGACATGCCATGCGGACAGCCGAAGTTGAGTTCGAGACCATCAGCACCCGTCTCCTCGACAAGCGGCAAGATCGCCTTCCAGCGGTCTTCCTCACAGGGGACCATCAGACTCACAATAATGGCGCGATCCGGATAGTCCCGTTTGACAGCCTTGATCTCCGCCAGGTTGGTGGCCAATGGCCGGTCAGAAATCAGTTCGATATTATTGAGGCCCGACATCCGGCGACCTTCGAAGCCGATGGCGCCGTAACGGCTGCTGACATTGACAACGGGCGGGTCTTCACCAAGCGTCTTCCAGACAACGCCGCCCCATCCGGCTTCCAGCGCCCGACGCACATTGTATTCCTTGTCGGTCGGCGGCGCGGAGGCAAGCCAGAACGGATTGGGCGAACGGATTCCCGCCAGATCGCACCGCAGATCAGCCATGAGCCCGCTCCTTGAATTCCGTGTTGATTGCCATTGCGGCGTTTCGCCCCATCGCGACGGCCGCAACCGTCAGATCCATCCCGGCGACGCAGTCTCCGCCGGCATAGACGCGCGGCAGGGAAGTGCGGCCTTTTGCATCAACCCGAATGCGACCGCTTTCGCATTCGATCGCCAGCCCTTCTTGGGTGAAAATCTGACCAACCGCTTTCAAAACCATATCGGCCGTAATCCGAAGCGCTCCGCGATCATAGCGCGGCTGTCCATCCGGCCCCGGAGCGCCCTTATGAAAAACGACATCGATTTCGTTATTCACGCCCGCCTCAATGGCGACGGGACTGGCCCAGTGACGAATCAGCACACCGTTTGTCGCTGCCCATTCCTGTTCGTCGCGTGTCGCGGACATGGTTTCCGGCCCGCGACGATAGACCAGCGTCACGTCCTCGGCGCCGAGTCGTTTGCTTTGCACCGCGGCATCCACCGCCGTGTTGCCACCGCCAATCACGACCACGCGGCGTCCGACCGCCATATCCGACTTGTTCGTGGCTTGCCGGAGCTCCGCGATGAAATCGACGGCATTACGAACACCCGGAAGCGCTTCCCCTGCGAGATCGAGCGCACGCACGCCATTCTGTCCGATAGCCAGGAAAACAGCGTCATATTCGGTCCGAAGCGCGTCAAGAGAGAGGTTCACGCCAAGCTCACAACCGTACTCGATGGCTATGCCACCGATGTCCAGAATGAAATCCACCTCGGCCTGCGCGAAGTCATCGACCAGCTTGTAGGCCGCAATCCCATATTCGTTCAGCCCACCGGGCTTTGCCCTGCGCTCGAAGATCGTGATCTCGTGGCCGGACATTGCCAGACGATGCGCGCAGGCCAATCCTGCCGGCCCGGCGCCGACGACTGCAATCCGTCTGCCGGAACTCTCCGCACGTCCATAGGGCTGGCCACGCACCATCTGCCAATCGACCGCATGACGCTGCAATCGGCCGATTTCGACCGCGCGCTCTTCCTGCGCGATACGCACACACGCACCTTCGCAAAGAATCTCTGTCGGGCAGACCCTGGCGCAGGAGCCGCCCAGGATGTTGGAATCGAGAATCTGTCGCGCCGAGCCCGCCAGATCGCCGGTCGCGATGCGCCCGATAAACCCGGGGATATCGATCCCGGTCGGGCAGGCCTCCACACAAGGAGCGTCGTAGCAGTGATGACATCGCTCGGCTTCCACTACGGCCTGAGCAGAGGTAAGCGGCGGATGGATATCCTCGAAATTGCGCGCCAGCGTTGACAGGTCGAGACGGGCGCAAGCATGGATTTCGGTCACGGCACAGCCTTTCCTCAATCAGACAAACAACGTCTTCGGAAGACTTGCAAACTCCGTTTCGTTCTGCAATCGAAAAA is a genomic window containing:
- a CDS encoding NAD(P)-dependent oxidoreductase, whose translation is MTEIHACARLDLSTLARNFEDIHPPLTSAQAVVEAERCHHCYDAPCVEACPTGIDIPGFIGRIATGDLAGSARQILDSNILGGSCARVCPTEILCEGACVRIAQEERAVEIGRLQRHAVDWQMVRGQPYGRAESSGRRIAVVGAGPAGLACAHRLAMSGHEITIFERRAKPGGLNEYGIAAYKLVDDFAQAEVDFILDIGGIAIEYGCELGVNLSLDALRTEYDAVFLAIGQNGVRALDLAGEALPGVRNAVDFIAELRQATNKSDMAVGRRVVVIGGGNTAVDAAVQSKRLGAEDVTLVYRRGPETMSATRDEQEWAATNGVLIRHWASPVAIEAGVNNEIDVVFHKGAPGPDGQPRYDRGALRITADMVLKAVGQIFTQEGLAIECESGRIRVDAKGRTSLPRVYAGGDCVAGMDLTVAAVAMGRNAAMAINTEFKERAHG
- a CDS encoding Zn-dependent hydrolase; translated protein: MNHEPRQQPGNLGIDADALWSDILTTAQYGATAKGGIRRLALSEEDRQVRDWFVRTCTAFGATVHADSMGIQFARVPGTDDSLPPIAIGSHLDTQPTGGKFDGIIGVLGGIAVLRALHETGRKTRHPIEIVNWTNEEGSRFAPAMLCSGVFAKVFDEDYANSRADRDGIRFDTALRSIDAAGKEKCGEHPLAAYFELHIEQGPILEAEERVIGIVTGVQGMRWYEVTISGRDSHAGTTPMSMRNDALQAATRLMSSVQDIALNRAPNAVGTVGLVEVRPNSRNVVPGEVFFTVDFRDPQDGNVVAMENAFRDRAATLSREFDVSIGISEIWDSPAVHFDGGLVDSVARAARSLNFPAREIVSGAGHDAAYVARVAPTTMIFVPCAGGLSHNEAESASREDVAAGANVLLRAVLEADERLNA
- the preA gene encoding NAD-dependent dihydropyrimidine dehydrogenase subunit PreA — protein: MADLRCDLAGIRSPNPFWLASAPPTDKEYNVRRALEAGWGGVVWKTLGEDPPVVNVSSRYGAIGFEGRRMSGLNNIELISDRPLATNLAEIKAVKRDYPDRAIIVSLMVPCEEDRWKAILPLVEETGADGLELNFGCPHGMSERNMGAAVGQVPEYVEMVTRWVKQNTRMPVIVKLTPNVTNIVVPGQAARRGGADAVSLINTIQSVTGVNLDLMAPEPTVDGKGTHGGYCGPAVKPVALRMIGDIARDPTMGGIPISGIGGISNWRDAAEFLAMGSTSLQVCTAAMHYGFRIVEDMISGLSNWMDEKGYARISEVTGRAVPNYVPWNQLNMKFRTIAAIDQDLCIKCGLCHIACEDTSHQSIAKLRVDGARRYEVIEDECVGCNLCALVCPVSGCIEMKPQPTDGVLTWPDHPANPLRRAVEDAQ